A region of Kribbella sp. NBC_01245 DNA encodes the following proteins:
- a CDS encoding SDR family NAD(P)-dependent oxidoreductase yields MTTKIALVTGANRGIGKEIARQLGQLGHTVLVGARTPDGTTAAELAAEGIDAREVRLDVRDQASIEAAAKEIEAGHGRLDVLVNNAAIIPPGDNGVPEVGLDVLREAYETNVIGLVAVTQSMLPLLRKTEQARIVNVSSELGSLTSVGDPASPMSEMRMLGYNSSKAAVNMVTVMLANDLRGTGILVNAADPGNCQTEMGGWDAPRTPAQGAAVAVAAATLGADAATGGFHTDGGTLSW; encoded by the coding sequence ATGACGACGAAGATCGCGCTGGTTACCGGCGCCAACAGAGGTATCGGCAAGGAGATCGCCCGCCAGCTCGGCCAACTCGGCCACACAGTGCTGGTCGGCGCTCGCACCCCGGACGGTACGACGGCCGCGGAGCTTGCCGCCGAGGGGATCGACGCCCGCGAGGTCCGGCTGGACGTCCGCGATCAGGCCTCGATCGAGGCTGCCGCGAAGGAGATCGAGGCCGGCCACGGGCGGCTCGACGTACTGGTGAACAACGCGGCGATCATTCCGCCCGGCGACAACGGCGTGCCCGAGGTGGGTCTCGACGTACTGCGTGAGGCCTACGAGACCAACGTGATCGGCCTGGTCGCGGTCACCCAGAGCATGCTGCCGTTGTTGCGCAAGACCGAGCAGGCCCGGATCGTGAACGTGTCGAGCGAGCTCGGCTCCCTGACCAGCGTGGGCGATCCGGCGTCACCGATGTCGGAGATGCGCATGCTCGGCTACAACAGCTCCAAGGCCGCGGTGAACATGGTCACGGTGATGCTTGCCAACGACCTGCGCGGCACCGGCATCCTGGTCAACGCGGCCGATCCCGGTAACTGCCAGACCGAGATGGGCGGCTGGGACGCGCCGCGTACGCCGGCTCAGGGTGCCGCCGTCGCCGTTGCGGCGGCGACGCTGGGCGCGGACGCGGCGACCGGCGGCTTCCACACTGATGGCGGCACTCTGTCCTGGTAA